Within Planctomycetota bacterium, the genomic segment TCCCCACCCACTGTCTCCGTGCCACGTCGTCGCGCTGCTCGCGCTCGATGAGGTCGATCTCCTGCCGCGTCCGCCACGCCCCGCGGTAGCGTGTCAGGCCGCGCTTGGTCATCGCCTCCTGCTGGGTGACGCGCTGCGGCTCGTCGTCGCCCGGGCTCGGCTCGTCGGCCGAAGCCAGGGCGGCAACGGCGGCGAGCGCCAGCGCCGAAAGCCACACGCTGTTGGCCACGCCCCGTCGCATCCCCCTGCCCTCCCCGTGCCCACCTGGCGATCCATCTTCCCCGTTCATCGGATCACGCCCTGGATGATCCGCACGTAACCCATGAAGAACCGGATCACGATCGCACCCACGACGACCGCCGTGGCGGCCCAGATCCCCCAAGCCACCCCCTGGGCGGCCGCCTCGAGCGCCCGCCGGGCCTCGTCGTCGAACTCACCCGCGTGGCGCTCGAGGACCTCGGGGACGCTGCCGGTCAGTTCGCCGACGCCGACGGCCGAGAGGATCCGCGGCGGGATCCGGCCGCTGGCCGCCAGGGCCTCGGCGAGCGTCGCACCCGACCGGAGCCGGTCCTCGAGGACATCGCCGGGGATCGCCAGGCCGGGGGCGACGGCGCCGGCGAGCTTCACGAGCCTGCCGGCGTCGAGCCCGGCCGCGCCCGCCAGCGCTGCCGCCCGGCACCAGGCTGCCGCCTCTGCCAGCCGGGCGGCCCGTCCAACCAGCGGCACGCGCTCGAGCACCGCGCGGACGATCCCGCGCCGCCGCCACGCCGCCACGAGCCACCACCATCCCAGGACCGCCGCCACCGCGACGCCGGCGAGGATCCCGAGGTACACCTGCAGTCCGTGGAAACCCTTGAGGCCGAGGCCGAGCAGGTCGCCGCCGAGGAAGATGAACCATCCCACGACGGCCGCCGCGAGGAGCAGCTGGAGGGCCGGGCGGATCAGCGCGCGGAAGAGCTCGCGGCGCGTGCGCTCGGCGTGGTCGAGGACATTGGCGACATCGCGGAGCGCCTCGGCCTCGTGGCCGGTGTGGTCGCCGACGGCGGCCATCCCGAGCACCAGCGGAGGAAAGGTCGCCCCCGCCCGGGCGAACGCTGCGGCGAGGCCGTCGCCGGCGTCGAGGCCCGCTTTCACCGCCTCGAGCGCTCCCCGCCACCGCACCGGTGCCCGCTGCGTCTCCCCCTCCCACGCTCGGCGGATACCGATCCCGGCCGCCAGCGCGATCGATACGCGCCGGAGGAGACCGGAAAGGATCCGCGTCGGCATCGGTCGGGTGAAGCGCATCGACCACCTCGCTGTCCACCGCTCCGACCCTAACACAGCCGTCCCGCTTCTGATACAACGCTCCCCTGTGCCGCTCTGGAAGGCACGTCCCTCCCGCCCCGTTCGCCCCGCACTGTCCGGCCCGAATTGCGAGCCATGAAGCCGCACTGGTCCTCCGTCGCGATCGTCGGCGTGGGACTGATCGGAGGATCGGTCGGCCAGGCCCTGCTCGGCCGCCGTCTGGCCGGGCGCGTGATCGGGATCGGGCGCGATCCGGCATCACTGGCGGAGGCCAAGCGCTGCGGGGCGGTGACCGAGACGACGACCGACCTGGCGGCCGTCGCCGGCGCAGATTTCGTGCTCGTCGCCACCGGGGTCGCGGCGATCCCGGCGCTGCTCGAGCGGATCGATGACGCCGTCCGACCCGGGACGGCGATCACCGATGCCGGCAGCACCAAGGGGCGGATCGTCGCCGGCTGGGAACGGCACCGGCGCCGGCGCCGGGGCCGGTTCGTCGGCGGCCATCCGCTGGCGGGAAGCCACCGGCGCGGGCCGACCGCCGCCGACGCCGATCTGTTCACGGGACGGGTCGCCGTGGTGACCCCCGCGCCGGCCACGCCGGCCGACGACGTCGAGGCGGTGGCGGGATTCTGGTCGGCGCTCGGCGCGACTGTATACGTGATGCCGCCGCGCGAACACGACCGGATCCTCGCCGCGACCAGCCACGCGCCGCATGCCGTCGCGGCGGCCGTGGCAGCGGCCACCCCGGCGGCGGCGCGACGGTTCACGGCCGGGGGATGGCGCGACACGACGCGGATCGCCGCCGGCGACCCGGCGCTGTGGGCCGACATCCTCCTCGACAACGCCGCCGAGGTGCAGCGTGCGCTCGCACGCGTGCTCCGCCGGGCGGCGCGGCTGCAGGAAGCGATCGAGCGCCGCGACCGCCGCGCCGTCGAGACCCTGCTCACCCGGGCAAAGGAGGCCCGCGATGCTGTGGGAAGTTGAGGTCGAGGGGGACGATCCCGCCGCCGACCGCGCCGCCCGGGCCCTGGTGGCCGCGGCAGACGGGCTGGGGATTCCCGGGATCGACGCGGCCCGGACCGCCACTGGCTGGCTCGTCGAGACCGACCTGCCCCGGGCCGACGTCGAACGGATCGCGCGGCAGCTGCTCACCGATCCGATCGTCGAGCGCTGCACCGTGCGTGCCGTCGACGGCAGCGAAGGCACGGCGCCCGCAGGCCTGCCGACGGTGGTCCGCGTCCTGCCGCGCTCAGGCGTCACCGACCCGGCCGGCGACAGCGCCCGGGCGGCGATCCTGCTGCTCGGCAGCCCGGTCACGGCGGTCCGCAGCACGCGTATCGTGCGGCTTCCGGCGATCGACGCCGCCGTGGCGCGGGGCCTGGCCTGGAAGACGATCGCCAGCGAGGCGATCCACGACGTCGTCGTCGGTCCACTGGCGCTCGAGACGCTCGCCGGTGGCCGGACGTGGCGGTTCGCCAGCGCCGAGATCATGCTCGAGGGACGCACGGAGGCCGACCTCGAGGCACTGTCTCGTGAGCGCTGCCTGGCGCTGTCGGTCGCCGAGTTGGCGGCGATCCGCGACCACTACCGGTCGCTCGGCCGCACGCCGCTCGAGATCGAGCTGGAGACGATCGCCCAGACCTGGAGCGAGCACTGCTGCCACAAAACGCTCACCGCCGGCTATGACCACTCCGGCCCCGACGGCGTGCGGCGCTACGACAACCTCCTCAAGGAGACGGTCTTCGCCGCGACGCGGCGGATCCGCGAGGCACTCGGCGCGCGCGACTGGTGCGTGAGCGTGTTCCGGGACAATTCCGGCGTCGTCCGCTTCGACGGCGACCACGACATCTGCGTCAAGGTCGAGACACACAACCACCCATCGGCGATCGAGCCCTACGGCGGCGCCGCCACCGGCCTCGGCGGCGTGATCCGCGACGTCCTCGGCACGGGCCTGGGAGCGCGGCCGATCGCCAACCTCGACGTGTTCTGCGTCGGGCCCCCCGACACACCGGCGGCCGACCTGCCCGCCGGCGTGATCCCGCCGCGCCGACTGCTCTCCGGCGTCGTCGCCGGCGTCCGCGACTACGGCAACCGGATGGGGATCCCGACGATCGCCGGCGCGGTCGCATTCGATCCCGGCTACCTCGGCAACCCGCTGGTGTTCTGCGGCACGATCGGGATCATGCCGCGCGGCACCGCGACGCAGGCGGCCGTCGAGGCCGGGGATCTGGTCGTGGTCGCCGGCGGCCGGACCGGCCGCGACGGCATCCACGGGGCGACGTTCTCGAGCGTCGAACTGTCGAGCACGAGCGAGAGCCAGTCGGGGGGCGCCGTGCAGATCGGCCACGCGATCAACGAGAAGATACTCGCCGACTTCGTCCTCGAGGCCGCGGCCGAGCGGCTGTTCCACGCGATCACCGATTGCGGTGCCGGCGGCCTGTCGAGCGCCGTCGGCGAGATGGGGGCGACGCTCGGTGCCGACGTCGATCTCGAGCGCGTGCCGCTGAAGTACGCCGGCCTGTCGGCCACCGAGGTGTGGATCTCCGAAGCCCAGGAGCGGATGGTCCTCGCCGTGCCCCCCGCCGCGTGGGAGCGCCTCGCCGCGGTCGCGGCCGACGAGGGGGTCGAGGCGACGGTGATCGGCCGGTTCACCGGCAGCGGCCGGCTCGTGCTCCGTTGGGAAGGGCAGGTCGCGGGCGAACTGGATTGCCACTTCCTCCACGAGGGACGGCCGCGGCTGCGGCTGGAGTCGCGGACCCGCGCCACGGCCGCCGCGCCGCTGGTCTGGTCGCCGGGCGCCGTCGACCTCGGGATCGGCGGCGGCCTGCCGCTGCTCCTGGCCGCACCGGACGTGGCCAGCAAGGAATCGATCATCCGCCAGTACGACCACGAGGTGCAGGGGGGGAGCGTCGTCAAGCCGCTCCTCGGCCCCGGGGAGGGGCCGGCCGACGGCACCGTGATCCGCGGCGTCCTCGGCCGTGAGCGCGGGATCGTGATCGGCATCGGGCTGCGCCACCGGCTCGGTGACCTCGATCCATACCGGATGGCCGCCGGGTCGATCGTCGAGGCGGTCGCCAACGCCGTCGCCGTCGGCGCCGACCCGGCGCGGCTGGCGCTGCTCGACAACTTCTGCTGGGGCGACTGCCGCCGGCCGGAGCCGCTCGGGGCGCTCGTCGAGGCGTGCCGCGCCTGCCACGACGTGGCGCTGGCGCTGGAGGCGCCGTTCGTGAGCGGCAAGGACAGTCTCAACAACGTCTTTGCCTGGACCTCCCCCGACGGCACCCGTCGTGAGCGCTCGATCCCCCACACGCTGCTGATCACGGCACTCGGACAGGTCGAGGACGTGCGCCGCGTGGTCACGCCCGACTTCAAGCACGCCGGAGACCGGATCGCGCTGGTCGGCACCTCGGGCGACGACCTCGCCGGGAGCCAGCTGGCGGCGGCGGGGCTGGTGGCCGGCGGCACGGCGCCCGCCGTCGACGCCCCGGCCTGCCGGCGCGTGTTCGAAGCTGTGGCCCGGGCGATCCGCGCGGGGCTCGTCGCCGCCTGCCACGACTGCGCCGACGGCGGCATGGCGGTGGCGGTCGCCGAGATGGCGATCGGTGGCGGGCTGGGGGCCGAGATCGACCTCGCCGCCGTGGACTGGAGCGGTGCGGCCGACCATGGCCCCGCGCTCGACCTGGCGGTGGCGTTCGCCGAGTCGCCGGGCCGGTTCGTCGTCGCCGTCCCCGCCAGCGCGGCGGACGCGTTCACCGCGGCGCTCGGCGCCATCGGGATGGCGTGGATCGGCACCGTGACGGCGGCGCCGGA encodes:
- a CDS encoding prephenate dehydrogenase — encoded protein: MKPHWSSVAIVGVGLIGGSVGQALLGRRLAGRVIGIGRDPASLAEAKRCGAVTETTTDLAAVAGADFVLVATGVAAIPALLERIDDAVRPGTAITDAGSTKGRIVAGWERHRRRRRGRFVGGHPLAGSHRRGPTAADADLFTGRVAVVTPAPATPADDVEAVAGFWSALGATVYVMPPREHDRILAATSHAPHAVAAAVAAATPAAARRFTAGGWRDTTRIAAGDPALWADILLDNAAEVQRALARVLRRAARLQEAIERRDRRAVETLLTRAKEARDAVGS
- the purL gene encoding phosphoribosylformylglycinamidine synthase subunit PurL: MLWEVEVEGDDPAADRAARALVAAADGLGIPGIDAARTATGWLVETDLPRADVERIARQLLTDPIVERCTVRAVDGSEGTAPAGLPTVVRVLPRSGVTDPAGDSARAAILLLGSPVTAVRSTRIVRLPAIDAAVARGLAWKTIASEAIHDVVVGPLALETLAGGRTWRFASAEIMLEGRTEADLEALSRERCLALSVAELAAIRDHYRSLGRTPLEIELETIAQTWSEHCCHKTLTAGYDHSGPDGVRRYDNLLKETVFAATRRIREALGARDWCVSVFRDNSGVVRFDGDHDICVKVETHNHPSAIEPYGGAATGLGGVIRDVLGTGLGARPIANLDVFCVGPPDTPAADLPAGVIPPRRLLSGVVAGVRDYGNRMGIPTIAGAVAFDPGYLGNPLVFCGTIGIMPRGTATQAAVEAGDLVVVAGGRTGRDGIHGATFSSVELSSTSESQSGGAVQIGHAINEKILADFVLEAAAERLFHAITDCGAGGLSSAVGEMGATLGADVDLERVPLKYAGLSATEVWISEAQERMVLAVPPAAWERLAAVAADEGVEATVIGRFTGSGRLVLRWEGQVAGELDCHFLHEGRPRLRLESRTRATAAAPLVWSPGAVDLGIGGGLPLLLAAPDVASKESIIRQYDHEVQGGSVVKPLLGPGEGPADGTVIRGVLGRERGIVIGIGLRHRLGDLDPYRMAAGSIVEAVANAVAVGADPARLALLDNFCWGDCRRPEPLGALVEACRACHDVALALEAPFVSGKDSLNNVFAWTSPDGTRRERSIPHTLLITALGQVEDVRRVVTPDFKHAGDRIALVGTSGDDLAGSQLAAAGLVAGGTAPAVDAPACRRVFEAVARAIRAGLVAACHDCADGGMAVAVAEMAIGGGLGAEIDLAAVDWSGAADHGPALDLAVAFAESPGRFVVAVPASAADAFTAALGAIGMAWIGTVTAAPEVTFRSRTGAPAVTIPLDHLDRAWRTRSE